One region of Chaetodon auriga isolate fChaAug3 chromosome 5, fChaAug3.hap1, whole genome shotgun sequence genomic DNA includes:
- the sorbs3 gene encoding vinexin isoform X3 codes for MQSQQRSAVFGDPNGSRMIFSREPGASSGQQILTPPELTHEVVISPGLPTPPLSPYHATGLPFGEYKVSEVNGSGPKGLSFGSYYGPSQSHGGLSNGIQSSATLPRGWTPTREERLIKFSGIGPVDETGMPIASRSSVNKPRDWYKSMFRQIHKKPEEPELEDSERWSAERLQLSANTEKSNEADKNLFRLTPYGALPDWSEDVDKLSDPGKQHPQPKSIFDFEPGKSTASESCSQAYLSPQKQPEKPKSPSIEASLVSELSRFEAELDSEIQGLERRLSQKKQHRGRGEEARGRDPVTAPKTATTNYSNSPASKQPVHRSVGTPLTSAPTYVERLSPANETMELPPKKEEKKMKAARAKFNFQAQSPKELMLQKGDIVYIHRQVDANWYEGEHHGRAGIFPTSYVEILPPTEKPTPIKSPTLQVLDYGEAVALFNFNADLPVELSFRKGEVIDITRRVDDKWLEGRISGTSRSGIFPASYVQVNKMPRTKYSTDEYSPGPMSPVSPGPQSPGPPLHSPSPRSPLSPFTPTSLSPKPEHSPLKPSSPVPYGSPASQSRSPTQTPVPKETANRWPHSTSKAASPTNQNSHWAGTHSANQSSTARAVSPSTQSSASALRAGATTANTPTYTDPSQGAIPNQAAPSNPHVNSLPHTQNKPGSAAVQRQPYKAVYNYKPQNADELELREGDIVQVMEKCDDGWFVDFLSDL; via the exons ATGCAGTCTCAG CAACGCTCAGCAGTGTTTGGCGATCCAAACGGCTCCCGCATGATCTTCTCCAGGGAGCCCGGAGCTTCCTCTGGTCAGCAGATCCTAACTCCTCCAGAGCTGACCCATGAGGTGGTCATCTCCCCTGGGCTCCCTACACCTCCTCTGAGCCCTTATCATGCTACAGGGCTGCCATTTGGAGAGTATAAG GTGTCAGAGGTGAATGGAAGTGGACCAAAAGGCCTCAGCTTTGGATCTTACTATGGCCCCTCACAGTCGCATG GTGGACTGTCCAATGGCATCCAGAGCTCTGCCACGTTACCACGCGGCTGGACCCCCACCAGGGAGGAGAGGCTCATCAAGTTCTCAGGAATCGGTCCAGTGGATGAAACCGGGATGCCCATCGCCTCCAGATCA AGTGTGAACAAGCCCAGAGACTGGTACAAGAGCATGTTCAGACAGATTCACAAGAAGCCAGAGG AACCTGAGCTGGAGGATTCAGAGCGGTGGTCAGCTGAGC GGCTCCAGTTATCTgccaacactgaaaaaagtaatGAAGCAGACAAGAATCTCTTCAGACTAACACCTTATGGAGCTCTGCCAGACTG GAGTGAGGATGTAGATAAGCTGTCAGACCCGGGAAAGCAGCACCCACAACCGAAGAGCATATTCGACTTTGAGCCTGGAAAGAGCACCGCCTCAGAAAGCTGCAGCCAG GCTTATTTGTCCCCGCAGAAACAGCCTGAGAAACCAAAGTCCCCTTCTATCGAG GCCAGTCTGGTCTCTGAGCTGAGTCGGTTTGAGGCTGAGCTGGACTCGGAGATCCAGGGCCTGGAGAGGAGACTTTCCCAGAAGAAGCAGCATCGAGGCCGGGGTGAG GAGGCCCGAGGCAGGGATCCAGTAACCGCTCCAAAGACTGCGACTACAAACTACAG CAATTCACCAGCATCAAAACAGCCTGTCCATCGCTCTGTTGGCACACCACTGACCTCTGCTCCCACATATG TAGAGCGTCTTTCCCCTGCAAATGAAACCATGGAGCTCCCGCctaagaaagaggagaaaaag atgAAAGCAGCGCGAGCCAAGTTCAATTTCCAGGCTCAGTCACCCAA GGAGCTCATGCTGCAGAAAGGCgacattgtttacatccacaggCAGGTTGACGCCAACTGGTATGAAGGAGAACATCATGGGAGAGCTGGCATTTTCCCCACATCTTATGTGGAG ATTCTGCCTCCTACAGAGAAGCCCACCCCCATAAAGTCCCCCACTTTACAGGTGTTGGACTACGGGGAAGCTGTGGCTCTGTTTAACTTCAATGCTGATCTACCTGTTGAACTGTCATTCCGTAAA ggtGAAGTGATCGATATAACCCGGCGTGTTGACGATAAGTGGTTAGAGGGGAGGATCTCAGGGACCAGCCGGAGCGGCATCTTCCCAGCCAGTTACGTCCAGGTCAACAAGATGCCCCGCACCAAATACTCCACGGACGAATACTCACCTGGCCCCATGTCTCCCGTCTCCCCTGGACCTCAGAGTCCAGGGCCTCCACTCCACTCACCCAGCCCGCGGTCACCGTTATCCCCTTTCACCCCCACTTCCCTCAGCCCCAAACCTGAGCACTCCCCCCTGAAGCCGTCCTCACCTGTGCCTTATGGCAGCCCAGCTTCACAGTCACGCTCCCCCACTCAGACGCCTGTACCCAAAGAAACGGCCAATCGGTGGCCCCACAGCACCTCCAAAGCTGCTTCACCCACCAACCAGAACAGCCACTGGGCTGGGACACACTCGGCTAACCAGAGCTCCACGGCTAGAGCTGTTTCACCTTCCACTCAGTCATCAGCGTCCGCACTCAGAGCAGGAGCTACCACAGCGAACACTCCCACATACACTGACCCCTCACAG GGTGCAATACCGAACCAGGCTGCTCCGTCTAATCCACACGTTAACTCCCTGCCACACACGCAAAACAAGCCCGGCTCAGCAGCGGTGCAACGGCAACC ATACAAAGCTGTTTACAACTATAAACCACAGAACGCAGATGAGTtggagctcagagagggagacatCGTGCAAGTGATGGAGAAGTGTGATGATGGCTGGTTTGTAG
- the sorbs3 gene encoding vinexin isoform X4, protein MQSQQRSAVFGDPNGSRMIFSREPGASSGQQILTPPELTHEVVISPGLPTPPLSPYHATGLPFGEYKVSEVNGSGPKGLSFGSYYGPSQSHGGLSNGIQSSATLPRGWTPTREERLIKFSGIGPVDETGMPIASRSSVNKPRDWYKSMFRQIHKKPEEPELEDSERWSAERLQLSANTEKSNEADKNLFRLTPYGALPDWSEDVDKLSDPGKQHPQPKSIFDFEPGKSTASESCSQAYLSPQKQPEKPKSPSIEEARGRDPVTAPKTATTNYSNSPASKQPVHRSVGTPLTSAPTYVERLSPANETMELPPKKEEKKMKAARAKFNFQAQSPKELMLQKGDIVYIHRQVDANWYEGEHHGRAGIFPTSYVEILPPTEKPTPIKSPTLQVLDYGEAVALFNFNADLPVELSFRKGEVIDITRRVDDKWLEGRISGTSRSGIFPASYVQVNKMPRTKYSTDEYSPGPMSPVSPGPQSPGPPLHSPSPRSPLSPFTPTSLSPKPEHSPLKPSSPVPYGSPASQSRSPTQTPVPKETANRWPHSTSKAASPTNQNSHWAGTHSANQSSTARAVSPSTQSSASALRAGATTANTPTYTDPSQGAIPNQAAPSNPHVNSLPHTQNKPGSAAVQRQPYKAVYNYKPQNADELELREGDIVQVMEKCDDGWFVGTSERTRAFGTFPGNYVAPV, encoded by the exons ATGCAGTCTCAG CAACGCTCAGCAGTGTTTGGCGATCCAAACGGCTCCCGCATGATCTTCTCCAGGGAGCCCGGAGCTTCCTCTGGTCAGCAGATCCTAACTCCTCCAGAGCTGACCCATGAGGTGGTCATCTCCCCTGGGCTCCCTACACCTCCTCTGAGCCCTTATCATGCTACAGGGCTGCCATTTGGAGAGTATAAG GTGTCAGAGGTGAATGGAAGTGGACCAAAAGGCCTCAGCTTTGGATCTTACTATGGCCCCTCACAGTCGCATG GTGGACTGTCCAATGGCATCCAGAGCTCTGCCACGTTACCACGCGGCTGGACCCCCACCAGGGAGGAGAGGCTCATCAAGTTCTCAGGAATCGGTCCAGTGGATGAAACCGGGATGCCCATCGCCTCCAGATCA AGTGTGAACAAGCCCAGAGACTGGTACAAGAGCATGTTCAGACAGATTCACAAGAAGCCAGAGG AACCTGAGCTGGAGGATTCAGAGCGGTGGTCAGCTGAGC GGCTCCAGTTATCTgccaacactgaaaaaagtaatGAAGCAGACAAGAATCTCTTCAGACTAACACCTTATGGAGCTCTGCCAGACTG GAGTGAGGATGTAGATAAGCTGTCAGACCCGGGAAAGCAGCACCCACAACCGAAGAGCATATTCGACTTTGAGCCTGGAAAGAGCACCGCCTCAGAAAGCTGCAGCCAG GCTTATTTGTCCCCGCAGAAACAGCCTGAGAAACCAAAGTCCCCTTCTATCGAG GAGGCCCGAGGCAGGGATCCAGTAACCGCTCCAAAGACTGCGACTACAAACTACAG CAATTCACCAGCATCAAAACAGCCTGTCCATCGCTCTGTTGGCACACCACTGACCTCTGCTCCCACATATG TAGAGCGTCTTTCCCCTGCAAATGAAACCATGGAGCTCCCGCctaagaaagaggagaaaaag atgAAAGCAGCGCGAGCCAAGTTCAATTTCCAGGCTCAGTCACCCAA GGAGCTCATGCTGCAGAAAGGCgacattgtttacatccacaggCAGGTTGACGCCAACTGGTATGAAGGAGAACATCATGGGAGAGCTGGCATTTTCCCCACATCTTATGTGGAG ATTCTGCCTCCTACAGAGAAGCCCACCCCCATAAAGTCCCCCACTTTACAGGTGTTGGACTACGGGGAAGCTGTGGCTCTGTTTAACTTCAATGCTGATCTACCTGTTGAACTGTCATTCCGTAAA ggtGAAGTGATCGATATAACCCGGCGTGTTGACGATAAGTGGTTAGAGGGGAGGATCTCAGGGACCAGCCGGAGCGGCATCTTCCCAGCCAGTTACGTCCAGGTCAACAAGATGCCCCGCACCAAATACTCCACGGACGAATACTCACCTGGCCCCATGTCTCCCGTCTCCCCTGGACCTCAGAGTCCAGGGCCTCCACTCCACTCACCCAGCCCGCGGTCACCGTTATCCCCTTTCACCCCCACTTCCCTCAGCCCCAAACCTGAGCACTCCCCCCTGAAGCCGTCCTCACCTGTGCCTTATGGCAGCCCAGCTTCACAGTCACGCTCCCCCACTCAGACGCCTGTACCCAAAGAAACGGCCAATCGGTGGCCCCACAGCACCTCCAAAGCTGCTTCACCCACCAACCAGAACAGCCACTGGGCTGGGACACACTCGGCTAACCAGAGCTCCACGGCTAGAGCTGTTTCACCTTCCACTCAGTCATCAGCGTCCGCACTCAGAGCAGGAGCTACCACAGCGAACACTCCCACATACACTGACCCCTCACAG GGTGCAATACCGAACCAGGCTGCTCCGTCTAATCCACACGTTAACTCCCTGCCACACACGCAAAACAAGCCCGGCTCAGCAGCGGTGCAACGGCAACC ATACAAAGCTGTTTACAACTATAAACCACAGAACGCAGATGAGTtggagctcagagagggagacatCGTGCAAGTGATGGAGAAGTGTGATGATGGCTGGTTTGTAG
- the sorbs3 gene encoding vinexin isoform X6 has product MQSQQRSAVFGDPNGSRMIFSREPGASSGQQILTPPELTHEVVISPGLPTPPLSPYHATGLPFGEYKVSEVNGSGPKGLSFGSYYGPSQSHGGLSNGIQSSATLPRGWTPTREERLIKFSGIGPVDETGMPIASRSSVNKPRDWYKSMFRQIHKKPEEPELEDSERWSAERLQLSANTEKSNEADKNLFRLTPYGALPDWSEDVDKLSDPGKQHPQPKSIFDFEPGKSTASESCSQAYLSPQKQPEKPKSPSIEASLVSELSRFEAELDSEIQGLERRLSQKKQHRGRGEEARGRDPVTAPKTATTNYSNSPASKQPVHRSVGTPLTSAPTYVERLSPANETMELPPKKEEKKMKAARAKFNFQAQSPKELMLQKGDIVYIHRQVDANWYEGEHHGRAGIFPTSYVEILPPTEKPTPIKSPTLQVLDYGEAVALFNFNADLPVELSFRKGEVIDITRRVDDKWLEGRISGTSRSGIFPASYVQGAIPNQAAPSNPHVNSLPHTQNKPGSAAVQRQPYKAVYNYKPQNADELELREGDIVQVMEKCDDGWFVGTSERTRAFGTFPGNYVAPV; this is encoded by the exons ATGCAGTCTCAG CAACGCTCAGCAGTGTTTGGCGATCCAAACGGCTCCCGCATGATCTTCTCCAGGGAGCCCGGAGCTTCCTCTGGTCAGCAGATCCTAACTCCTCCAGAGCTGACCCATGAGGTGGTCATCTCCCCTGGGCTCCCTACACCTCCTCTGAGCCCTTATCATGCTACAGGGCTGCCATTTGGAGAGTATAAG GTGTCAGAGGTGAATGGAAGTGGACCAAAAGGCCTCAGCTTTGGATCTTACTATGGCCCCTCACAGTCGCATG GTGGACTGTCCAATGGCATCCAGAGCTCTGCCACGTTACCACGCGGCTGGACCCCCACCAGGGAGGAGAGGCTCATCAAGTTCTCAGGAATCGGTCCAGTGGATGAAACCGGGATGCCCATCGCCTCCAGATCA AGTGTGAACAAGCCCAGAGACTGGTACAAGAGCATGTTCAGACAGATTCACAAGAAGCCAGAGG AACCTGAGCTGGAGGATTCAGAGCGGTGGTCAGCTGAGC GGCTCCAGTTATCTgccaacactgaaaaaagtaatGAAGCAGACAAGAATCTCTTCAGACTAACACCTTATGGAGCTCTGCCAGACTG GAGTGAGGATGTAGATAAGCTGTCAGACCCGGGAAAGCAGCACCCACAACCGAAGAGCATATTCGACTTTGAGCCTGGAAAGAGCACCGCCTCAGAAAGCTGCAGCCAG GCTTATTTGTCCCCGCAGAAACAGCCTGAGAAACCAAAGTCCCCTTCTATCGAG GCCAGTCTGGTCTCTGAGCTGAGTCGGTTTGAGGCTGAGCTGGACTCGGAGATCCAGGGCCTGGAGAGGAGACTTTCCCAGAAGAAGCAGCATCGAGGCCGGGGTGAG GAGGCCCGAGGCAGGGATCCAGTAACCGCTCCAAAGACTGCGACTACAAACTACAG CAATTCACCAGCATCAAAACAGCCTGTCCATCGCTCTGTTGGCACACCACTGACCTCTGCTCCCACATATG TAGAGCGTCTTTCCCCTGCAAATGAAACCATGGAGCTCCCGCctaagaaagaggagaaaaag atgAAAGCAGCGCGAGCCAAGTTCAATTTCCAGGCTCAGTCACCCAA GGAGCTCATGCTGCAGAAAGGCgacattgtttacatccacaggCAGGTTGACGCCAACTGGTATGAAGGAGAACATCATGGGAGAGCTGGCATTTTCCCCACATCTTATGTGGAG ATTCTGCCTCCTACAGAGAAGCCCACCCCCATAAAGTCCCCCACTTTACAGGTGTTGGACTACGGGGAAGCTGTGGCTCTGTTTAACTTCAATGCTGATCTACCTGTTGAACTGTCATTCCGTAAA ggtGAAGTGATCGATATAACCCGGCGTGTTGACGATAAGTGGTTAGAGGGGAGGATCTCAGGGACCAGCCGGAGCGGCATCTTCCCAGCCAGTTACGTCCAG GGTGCAATACCGAACCAGGCTGCTCCGTCTAATCCACACGTTAACTCCCTGCCACACACGCAAAACAAGCCCGGCTCAGCAGCGGTGCAACGGCAACC ATACAAAGCTGTTTACAACTATAAACCACAGAACGCAGATGAGTtggagctcagagagggagacatCGTGCAAGTGATGGAGAAGTGTGATGATGGCTGGTTTGTAG
- the sorbs3 gene encoding vinexin isoform X2, with product MQSQQRSAVFGDPNGSRMIFSREPGASSGQQILTPPELTHEVVISPGLPTPPLSPYHATGLPFGEYKVSEVNGSGPKGLSFGSYYGPSQSHGGLSNGIQSSATLPRGWTPTREERLIKFSGIGPVDETGMPIASRSSVNKPRDWYKSMFRQIHKKPEEPELEDSERWSAERLQLSANTEKSNEADKNLFRLTPYGALPDWSEDVDKLSDPGKQHPQPKSIFDFEPGKSTASESCSQAYLSPQKQPEKPKSPSIEASLVSELSRFEAELDSEIQGLERRLSQKKQHRGRGEEARGRDPVTAPKTATTNYSNSPASKQPVHRSVGTPLTSAPTYERLSPANETMELPPKKEEKKMKAARAKFNFQAQSPKELMLQKGDIVYIHRQVDANWYEGEHHGRAGIFPTSYVEILPPTEKPTPIKSPTLQVLDYGEAVALFNFNADLPVELSFRKGEVIDITRRVDDKWLEGRISGTSRSGIFPASYVQVNKMPRTKYSTDEYSPGPMSPVSPGPQSPGPPLHSPSPRSPLSPFTPTSLSPKPEHSPLKPSSPVPYGSPASQSRSPTQTPVPKETANRWPHSTSKAASPTNQNSHWAGTHSANQSSTARAVSPSTQSSASALRAGATTANTPTYTDPSQGAIPNQAAPSNPHVNSLPHTQNKPGSAAVQRQPYKAVYNYKPQNADELELREGDIVQVMEKCDDGWFVGTSERTRAFGTFPGNYVAPV from the exons ATGCAGTCTCAG CAACGCTCAGCAGTGTTTGGCGATCCAAACGGCTCCCGCATGATCTTCTCCAGGGAGCCCGGAGCTTCCTCTGGTCAGCAGATCCTAACTCCTCCAGAGCTGACCCATGAGGTGGTCATCTCCCCTGGGCTCCCTACACCTCCTCTGAGCCCTTATCATGCTACAGGGCTGCCATTTGGAGAGTATAAG GTGTCAGAGGTGAATGGAAGTGGACCAAAAGGCCTCAGCTTTGGATCTTACTATGGCCCCTCACAGTCGCATG GTGGACTGTCCAATGGCATCCAGAGCTCTGCCACGTTACCACGCGGCTGGACCCCCACCAGGGAGGAGAGGCTCATCAAGTTCTCAGGAATCGGTCCAGTGGATGAAACCGGGATGCCCATCGCCTCCAGATCA AGTGTGAACAAGCCCAGAGACTGGTACAAGAGCATGTTCAGACAGATTCACAAGAAGCCAGAGG AACCTGAGCTGGAGGATTCAGAGCGGTGGTCAGCTGAGC GGCTCCAGTTATCTgccaacactgaaaaaagtaatGAAGCAGACAAGAATCTCTTCAGACTAACACCTTATGGAGCTCTGCCAGACTG GAGTGAGGATGTAGATAAGCTGTCAGACCCGGGAAAGCAGCACCCACAACCGAAGAGCATATTCGACTTTGAGCCTGGAAAGAGCACCGCCTCAGAAAGCTGCAGCCAG GCTTATTTGTCCCCGCAGAAACAGCCTGAGAAACCAAAGTCCCCTTCTATCGAG GCCAGTCTGGTCTCTGAGCTGAGTCGGTTTGAGGCTGAGCTGGACTCGGAGATCCAGGGCCTGGAGAGGAGACTTTCCCAGAAGAAGCAGCATCGAGGCCGGGGTGAG GAGGCCCGAGGCAGGGATCCAGTAACCGCTCCAAAGACTGCGACTACAAACTACAG CAATTCACCAGCATCAAAACAGCCTGTCCATCGCTCTGTTGGCACACCACTGACCTCTGCTCCCACATATG AGCGTCTTTCCCCTGCAAATGAAACCATGGAGCTCCCGCctaagaaagaggagaaaaag atgAAAGCAGCGCGAGCCAAGTTCAATTTCCAGGCTCAGTCACCCAA GGAGCTCATGCTGCAGAAAGGCgacattgtttacatccacaggCAGGTTGACGCCAACTGGTATGAAGGAGAACATCATGGGAGAGCTGGCATTTTCCCCACATCTTATGTGGAG ATTCTGCCTCCTACAGAGAAGCCCACCCCCATAAAGTCCCCCACTTTACAGGTGTTGGACTACGGGGAAGCTGTGGCTCTGTTTAACTTCAATGCTGATCTACCTGTTGAACTGTCATTCCGTAAA ggtGAAGTGATCGATATAACCCGGCGTGTTGACGATAAGTGGTTAGAGGGGAGGATCTCAGGGACCAGCCGGAGCGGCATCTTCCCAGCCAGTTACGTCCAGGTCAACAAGATGCCCCGCACCAAATACTCCACGGACGAATACTCACCTGGCCCCATGTCTCCCGTCTCCCCTGGACCTCAGAGTCCAGGGCCTCCACTCCACTCACCCAGCCCGCGGTCACCGTTATCCCCTTTCACCCCCACTTCCCTCAGCCCCAAACCTGAGCACTCCCCCCTGAAGCCGTCCTCACCTGTGCCTTATGGCAGCCCAGCTTCACAGTCACGCTCCCCCACTCAGACGCCTGTACCCAAAGAAACGGCCAATCGGTGGCCCCACAGCACCTCCAAAGCTGCTTCACCCACCAACCAGAACAGCCACTGGGCTGGGACACACTCGGCTAACCAGAGCTCCACGGCTAGAGCTGTTTCACCTTCCACTCAGTCATCAGCGTCCGCACTCAGAGCAGGAGCTACCACAGCGAACACTCCCACATACACTGACCCCTCACAG GGTGCAATACCGAACCAGGCTGCTCCGTCTAATCCACACGTTAACTCCCTGCCACACACGCAAAACAAGCCCGGCTCAGCAGCGGTGCAACGGCAACC ATACAAAGCTGTTTACAACTATAAACCACAGAACGCAGATGAGTtggagctcagagagggagacatCGTGCAAGTGATGGAGAAGTGTGATGATGGCTGGTTTGTAG
- the sorbs3 gene encoding vinexin isoform X1 has protein sequence MQSQQRSAVFGDPNGSRMIFSREPGASSGQQILTPPELTHEVVISPGLPTPPLSPYHATGLPFGEYKVSEVNGSGPKGLSFGSYYGPSQSHGGLSNGIQSSATLPRGWTPTREERLIKFSGIGPVDETGMPIASRSSVNKPRDWYKSMFRQIHKKPEEPELEDSERWSAERLQLSANTEKSNEADKNLFRLTPYGALPDWSEDVDKLSDPGKQHPQPKSIFDFEPGKSTASESCSQAYLSPQKQPEKPKSPSIEASLVSELSRFEAELDSEIQGLERRLSQKKQHRGRGEEARGRDPVTAPKTATTNYSNSPASKQPVHRSVGTPLTSAPTYVERLSPANETMELPPKKEEKKMKAARAKFNFQAQSPKELMLQKGDIVYIHRQVDANWYEGEHHGRAGIFPTSYVEILPPTEKPTPIKSPTLQVLDYGEAVALFNFNADLPVELSFRKGEVIDITRRVDDKWLEGRISGTSRSGIFPASYVQVNKMPRTKYSTDEYSPGPMSPVSPGPQSPGPPLHSPSPRSPLSPFTPTSLSPKPEHSPLKPSSPVPYGSPASQSRSPTQTPVPKETANRWPHSTSKAASPTNQNSHWAGTHSANQSSTARAVSPSTQSSASALRAGATTANTPTYTDPSQGAIPNQAAPSNPHVNSLPHTQNKPGSAAVQRQPYKAVYNYKPQNADELELREGDIVQVMEKCDDGWFVGTSERTRAFGTFPGNYVAPV, from the exons ATGCAGTCTCAG CAACGCTCAGCAGTGTTTGGCGATCCAAACGGCTCCCGCATGATCTTCTCCAGGGAGCCCGGAGCTTCCTCTGGTCAGCAGATCCTAACTCCTCCAGAGCTGACCCATGAGGTGGTCATCTCCCCTGGGCTCCCTACACCTCCTCTGAGCCCTTATCATGCTACAGGGCTGCCATTTGGAGAGTATAAG GTGTCAGAGGTGAATGGAAGTGGACCAAAAGGCCTCAGCTTTGGATCTTACTATGGCCCCTCACAGTCGCATG GTGGACTGTCCAATGGCATCCAGAGCTCTGCCACGTTACCACGCGGCTGGACCCCCACCAGGGAGGAGAGGCTCATCAAGTTCTCAGGAATCGGTCCAGTGGATGAAACCGGGATGCCCATCGCCTCCAGATCA AGTGTGAACAAGCCCAGAGACTGGTACAAGAGCATGTTCAGACAGATTCACAAGAAGCCAGAGG AACCTGAGCTGGAGGATTCAGAGCGGTGGTCAGCTGAGC GGCTCCAGTTATCTgccaacactgaaaaaagtaatGAAGCAGACAAGAATCTCTTCAGACTAACACCTTATGGAGCTCTGCCAGACTG GAGTGAGGATGTAGATAAGCTGTCAGACCCGGGAAAGCAGCACCCACAACCGAAGAGCATATTCGACTTTGAGCCTGGAAAGAGCACCGCCTCAGAAAGCTGCAGCCAG GCTTATTTGTCCCCGCAGAAACAGCCTGAGAAACCAAAGTCCCCTTCTATCGAG GCCAGTCTGGTCTCTGAGCTGAGTCGGTTTGAGGCTGAGCTGGACTCGGAGATCCAGGGCCTGGAGAGGAGACTTTCCCAGAAGAAGCAGCATCGAGGCCGGGGTGAG GAGGCCCGAGGCAGGGATCCAGTAACCGCTCCAAAGACTGCGACTACAAACTACAG CAATTCACCAGCATCAAAACAGCCTGTCCATCGCTCTGTTGGCACACCACTGACCTCTGCTCCCACATATG TAGAGCGTCTTTCCCCTGCAAATGAAACCATGGAGCTCCCGCctaagaaagaggagaaaaag atgAAAGCAGCGCGAGCCAAGTTCAATTTCCAGGCTCAGTCACCCAA GGAGCTCATGCTGCAGAAAGGCgacattgtttacatccacaggCAGGTTGACGCCAACTGGTATGAAGGAGAACATCATGGGAGAGCTGGCATTTTCCCCACATCTTATGTGGAG ATTCTGCCTCCTACAGAGAAGCCCACCCCCATAAAGTCCCCCACTTTACAGGTGTTGGACTACGGGGAAGCTGTGGCTCTGTTTAACTTCAATGCTGATCTACCTGTTGAACTGTCATTCCGTAAA ggtGAAGTGATCGATATAACCCGGCGTGTTGACGATAAGTGGTTAGAGGGGAGGATCTCAGGGACCAGCCGGAGCGGCATCTTCCCAGCCAGTTACGTCCAGGTCAACAAGATGCCCCGCACCAAATACTCCACGGACGAATACTCACCTGGCCCCATGTCTCCCGTCTCCCCTGGACCTCAGAGTCCAGGGCCTCCACTCCACTCACCCAGCCCGCGGTCACCGTTATCCCCTTTCACCCCCACTTCCCTCAGCCCCAAACCTGAGCACTCCCCCCTGAAGCCGTCCTCACCTGTGCCTTATGGCAGCCCAGCTTCACAGTCACGCTCCCCCACTCAGACGCCTGTACCCAAAGAAACGGCCAATCGGTGGCCCCACAGCACCTCCAAAGCTGCTTCACCCACCAACCAGAACAGCCACTGGGCTGGGACACACTCGGCTAACCAGAGCTCCACGGCTAGAGCTGTTTCACCTTCCACTCAGTCATCAGCGTCCGCACTCAGAGCAGGAGCTACCACAGCGAACACTCCCACATACACTGACCCCTCACAG GGTGCAATACCGAACCAGGCTGCTCCGTCTAATCCACACGTTAACTCCCTGCCACACACGCAAAACAAGCCCGGCTCAGCAGCGGTGCAACGGCAACC ATACAAAGCTGTTTACAACTATAAACCACAGAACGCAGATGAGTtggagctcagagagggagacatCGTGCAAGTGATGGAGAAGTGTGATGATGGCTGGTTTGTAG